In Chlamydiales bacterium, the following proteins share a genomic window:
- a CDS encoding aspartate kinase — protein MKFGGAAVATAEHFSKIADLILSRSHSYSSIVVVVSAMGDSTDQLIALAKKVNPTPPRRELDMLISVGERISISLLAMALSAKNKEAISFTGSQSGIITSSQHNDAKIIEVRPFRLLPHLSTGKIVIVAGFQGVSREGEITTLGRGGSDTSAVALAIALGAEKVEFYKDVQGICSEDPKKNPEAQLFSTLSYPEALEIVQKGAKVLHERAILLAQKNSLPLHVLSFNSFTEGTMIQNAAGARTAAQFEAE, from the coding sequence ATGAAATTTGGAGGAGCGGCCGTTGCTACAGCTGAGCACTTCTCGAAAATAGCTGACCTAATTTTAAGTCGCTCCCACTCCTACTCCAGCATCGTCGTCGTCGTCAGCGCAATGGGAGATAGTACCGATCAGCTCATCGCACTCGCCAAAAAAGTGAATCCTACCCCTCCCAGACGAGAGCTCGACATGCTCATCTCTGTCGGAGAGAGGATCAGCATCTCTCTTCTGGCCATGGCCCTTTCCGCCAAAAATAAGGAGGCGATCTCCTTCACCGGCAGCCAGTCGGGCATCATCACCAGCTCTCAGCACAACGATGCCAAGATCATCGAGGTGCGCCCGTTTAGGCTCCTTCCCCACCTCTCGACAGGAAAGATCGTCATCGTCGCCGGCTTTCAGGGGGTGAGTAGAGAGGGGGAGATCACAACCCTCGGAAGAGGGGGCTCCGACACCTCAGCTGTAGCGCTTGCGATCGCCCTTGGCGCTGAAAAGGTTGAATTTTATAAGGATGTCCAGGGGATCTGTTCAGAGGATCCCAAGAAGAATCCTGAGGCCCAGCTCTTCTCCACACTCAGCTACCCGGAGGCGCTCGAGATCGTCCAGAAGGGGGCAAAAGTGCTGCATGAAAGAGCCATTCTTCTCGCTCAGAAGAACAGCCTCCCGCTCCACGTCCTCTCATTTAATAGTTTTACAGAGGGGACCATGATCCAGAACGCGGCAGGGGCTCGTACCGCAGCCCAGTTTGAAGCTGAATAG
- the rpsA gene encoding 30S ribosomal protein S1 — translation MSKNSQYDWNTSNIIDDVEFHEEDAKQFKKLLDRKEESASEGSVSSMSSGQILKGRIVELTKDFVVVDVGLKSEGLVPMNEFIDPAEIVLGNEVEVLLDQAEGSDGQIVLSREKARRLRQWEHIVHHCTEGSIVKGKVMRKVKGGLMVDIGMEAFLPGSQIDNKRIKNLDEYVDQVFDFKILKINTERKNIVVSRRELLEEERISRKAEMLENINEGEVRIGVVKNITDFGVFLDLDGIDGLLHITDMTWKRIKHPSEMVHLGQELEVMILHIDREKGRVALGMKQKESNPWEEIEQRYPPGTRVRGKIVNLVPYGAFIEIEPGIEGLIHVSEMSWVKNVSDPTEVVKKGDEVEALVLSVQKEEGKISLGIKQTEKNPWEDVDQKYPIGSSVQVEIRNLTNYGAFVELEPGIDGLIHISDLSWIKKVSHPSEVFKKGDKVDAVILSVDKESKKITLGVKQLSQNPWESIERTMPVGSLVKGVVTKITAFGAFVELDNGIEALVHVTEISDQPFGKVEEVIQKGAEVTAKVIKLDPEHKKIALSIKEYLVDKNEFSRDDIVVGAAKPRAKKKKKTEEEKSE, via the coding sequence ATGTCCAAAAACTCACAATACGACTGGAACACAAGCAATATCATCGATGATGTTGAATTCCACGAAGAAGATGCAAAACAGTTCAAAAAGCTACTAGATCGAAAAGAAGAGAGCGCAAGCGAAGGCTCTGTTTCTTCAATGAGTTCTGGGCAGATCTTAAAAGGTAGAATCGTCGAGCTTACAAAAGACTTCGTCGTCGTCGACGTAGGTCTGAAGTCTGAAGGTCTCGTGCCGATGAATGAGTTTATCGATCCGGCTGAGATCGTTCTTGGAAATGAAGTTGAAGTGCTTCTCGATCAGGCTGAAGGCTCTGACGGTCAGATCGTCCTCTCTCGCGAAAAAGCGCGCAGATTAAGACAGTGGGAGCATATCGTCCACCACTGCACAGAGGGCTCTATCGTTAAAGGTAAGGTCATGCGCAAGGTTAAAGGCGGCCTGATGGTTGACATCGGCATGGAAGCCTTCCTACCTGGCTCGCAGATCGACAACAAGCGCATCAAGAATCTCGATGAGTATGTCGACCAAGTATTTGATTTCAAAATCCTCAAAATCAATACAGAGCGCAAAAACATCGTCGTTTCACGCAGAGAGCTTCTCGAAGAAGAGCGCATCTCTCGTAAAGCTGAGATGCTCGAGAACATCAACGAAGGCGAAGTCCGCATCGGCGTAGTGAAGAACATCACCGACTTCGGCGTCTTCTTGGATCTCGATGGCATCGACGGCCTCCTCCACATCACAGACATGACATGGAAGAGAATCAAGCACCCATCTGAGATGGTCCACCTCGGTCAAGAGCTGGAAGTGATGATTCTCCACATCGACAGAGAGAAGGGAAGAGTGGCTCTCGGCATGAAGCAGAAAGAGTCCAATCCTTGGGAAGAGATCGAACAGCGCTATCCTCCTGGCACACGCGTTCGCGGCAAGATCGTCAACCTAGTTCCTTACGGCGCGTTCATTGAGATCGAGCCAGGGATCGAAGGGCTGATCCACGTCTCCGAGATGTCTTGGGTGAAAAACGTCTCCGATCCTACAGAAGTTGTAAAGAAGGGCGACGAAGTAGAAGCTCTTGTTCTCTCTGTACAGAAAGAAGAAGGCAAGATCTCTCTCGGCATTAAACAGACAGAGAAGAACCCTTGGGAAGATGTCGACCAGAAATACCCGATCGGCAGCAGCGTTCAAGTCGAGATCCGGAATCTCACTAACTATGGCGCTTTTGTTGAGCTCGAGCCTGGAATCGATGGCCTTATCCACATTTCAGATCTAAGCTGGATCAAAAAGGTTTCTCACCCTTCTGAAGTCTTCAAAAAAGGTGATAAAGTTGATGCAGTGATTCTCTCTGTTGATAAAGAGAGCAAGAAGATCACTTTAGGTGTGAAACAACTCAGCCAGAATCCTTGGGAGAGCATCGAAAGGACTATGCCTGTTGGCTCCCTCGTAAAAGGCGTTGTAACAAAGATCACAGCATTTGGCGCTTTCGTCGAGCTGGATAACGGGATTGAGGCTCTTGTGCACGTCACAGAGATCTCCGATCAGCCGTTCGGCAAAGTCGAAGAGGTGATCCAGAAAGGTGCTGAAGTCACAGCGAAGGTGATCAAACTGGATCCTGAGCACAAGAAGATTGCGCTCTCGATTAAAGAGTATCTCGTCGACAAGAACGAGTTCAGCCGCGATGACATTGTCGTCGGTGCTGCTAAGCCTCGCGCTAAAAAGAAGAAGAAAACCGAAGAAGAGAAATCAGAGTAG
- the nusA gene encoding transcription termination/antitermination protein NusA, whose translation MNKDLVAIFEYLEREKGIKRDVIISAIEESLRAAARKSIKGHINVSVQINSKTGNIDVIAQKEVVDKVTIPEEEITLEDAKVLNPDAEIGQWVDITITPQDFGRVAAQTARQVISQKLRGAERDVIYEEYRHRVHEIVSGSVKRVIRGATLIVDLGKVEAVMPDRFYPKTEKYNVGDRVQALLWEVRDTESGGAEVILSRSHPEFAMQLFVQEVPELNDGTIVIERIVRDAGYRTKLAVRSLDPKVDPVGACVGVRGTRVKNIIRELNNEKIDIFPFADDPVQLLQNALNPIEIKKINVSEDGSVISIVVEDENYPNVLGKRGMNARLNGQLVGVELEVQKMSEYQRAMTIERAELAAMEDPTLDEPLKVEGISSMIVQSLVGAGFDTRRKLLVATPQELAAASEISVDMADKILEQIRKKVGRS comes from the coding sequence ATGAATAAAGATCTCGTCGCAATCTTTGAGTATTTAGAAAGAGAAAAAGGAATAAAAAGAGATGTCATCATCTCTGCTATTGAAGAGTCTCTTCGTGCTGCTGCACGTAAAAGCATAAAAGGGCACATCAATGTCTCCGTACAGATCAATTCTAAGACGGGAAATATCGATGTCATCGCTCAGAAAGAGGTCGTTGACAAGGTCACGATTCCCGAAGAGGAGATCACTCTCGAAGATGCAAAAGTTTTAAACCCAGATGCTGAGATTGGTCAGTGGGTTGACATCACAATCACTCCGCAGGACTTTGGAAGAGTTGCAGCGCAGACAGCGCGTCAAGTCATCTCCCAAAAGCTGCGCGGCGCTGAAAGAGATGTGATCTACGAAGAGTACCGCCATAGAGTCCATGAGATCGTCTCTGGTTCTGTGAAGAGGGTCATTCGTGGAGCAACTCTCATCGTCGACCTAGGCAAGGTTGAGGCTGTGATGCCCGACCGCTTCTATCCGAAGACTGAGAAGTATAACGTGGGCGATAGAGTGCAAGCACTTCTTTGGGAAGTGCGCGATACCGAGAGTGGCGGCGCAGAGGTTATCCTCTCCAGAAGCCATCCAGAGTTTGCGATGCAGCTCTTCGTTCAAGAGGTTCCCGAGCTTAATGATGGCACAATCGTCATCGAGCGCATTGTGCGAGATGCGGGCTATCGCACGAAGCTAGCTGTCCGCTCACTCGATCCTAAAGTGGATCCAGTAGGGGCGTGTGTTGGCGTTCGTGGAACTCGCGTGAAGAACATCATCCGCGAATTGAACAACGAAAAGATCGATATCTTCCCCTTTGCAGACGATCCTGTTCAGCTGCTTCAGAACGCGCTCAACCCTATTGAGATCAAGAAGATCAACGTCAGCGAAGATGGATCTGTCATCTCGATTGTAGTAGAAGATGAGAACTATCCTAATGTTCTCGGAAAGCGCGGCATGAATGCTCGTCTCAATGGCCAGCTGGTCGGAGTAGAGCTGGAAGTCCAGAAGATGAGCGAATACCAGAGAGCGATGACAATTGAGCGAGCTGAACTCGCTGCAATGGAAGATCCTACTCTGGATGAGCCGCTTAAAGTTGAAGGAATCAGTTCAATGATCGTACAGAGTCTTGTCGGAGCAGGTTTCGATACGCGCCGTAAACTTCTCGTGGCTACGCCGCAGGAGCTCGCTGCCGCATCTGAGATTAGCGTAGACATGGCCGATAAGATTTTAGAACAAATACGTAAAAAAGTCGGACGCTCGTAA